Genomic DNA from Bacteroidales bacterium:
AACAACAACTTTCATGGGCGTACTACAACGATTGTGAGTTTTTCTAGCGATCCTTCCGCATATACAGATTACGGTCCTTTTACTCCTGGTTTTATTCAAATTCCTTATAATGATCTTAATGCCCTAGAGCAAGCTTTGCAAGACCCCAATGTAGCTGGTTTTTTAGTCGAACCCATTCAGGGTGAGGCTGGTGTTGTGGTCCCTGACGAAGGCTACCTCAAAGGAGCTTATGATCTTTGCAAAAAACACAACGTTCTTTTTATTGCTGATGAAATCCAGACTGGAATTGCTAGAACTGGTAAGCTGCTAGCATGTGACCATGAGAATGTTAAACCTGATATTCTTATTCTTGGCAAAGCCTTGGGAGGAGGTGTTTATCCCGTTTCAGCAGTACTGGCCAATGATGATATCATGTTGACCATTAAACCTGGTGAACATGGATCTACCTTTGGTGGAAATCCCGTAGCTGCTCGCGTTGCTATTGCTGCCTTACAGGTAGTTGAAGAAGAAAATTTAGCTGAGCGTGCTGCAAGGCTAGGTGAAATATTCAGAAATGAACTTAAGAAAATAGAAAGCCCTATGCTCGAAATCATTCGGGGAAAAGGACTTCTCAATGCGATAGTAATCAAACCATACCAAGGAAAAACAGCTTGGGATGTTTGTCTCAAAATGGCTGAAAACGGATTACTTGCTAAACCGACCCACGAGCACATTATACGCTT
This window encodes:
- the rocD gene encoding ornithine--oxo-acid transaminase, with product MTRSQELMELEFRYGAHNYHPLPVVLERGEGVYLWDVEGKKYFDFLSAYSAVNQGHCHPKIVGALVDQVRKLSLTSRAFYNDSLGVFEKFVTEMFGYDKVLPMNTGAEGVETAIKLTRKWAYLKKGIPRYEAKIIVCNNNFHGRTTTIVSFSSDPSAYTDYGPFTPGFIQIPYNDLNALEQALQDPNVAGFLVEPIQGEAGVVVPDEGYLKGAYDLCKKHNVLFIADEIQTGIARTGKLLACDHENVKPDILILGKALGGGVYPVSAVLANDDIMLTIKPGEHGSTFGGNPVAARVAIAALQVVEEENLAERAARLGEIFRNELKKIESPMLEIIRGKGLLNAIVIKPYQGKTAWDVCLKMAENGLLAKPTHEHIIRLAPPLIISEGQILEAAEIIRKSILCLH